The Syngnathus typhle isolate RoL2023-S1 ecotype Sweden linkage group LG11, RoL_Styp_1.0, whole genome shotgun sequence genome contains a region encoding:
- the LOC133162240 gene encoding uncharacterized protein LOC133162240, which yields MGNLNSKRNPLPRDKLKCKDWKLMEWVDPKNVKYLDKWITNYNFDGQLSANSLNKLKQSIIAKHGANKKNKDGYHLIVKWELEAEKRKCGQIKEKLKNKGSEEKSVSKESLLLHRQEDDETSAARPRLRAVPEEGVDSDEKDEQIVRGGVAECRQLYPQLPSADDPPKYSDFAHAMITRSRVKTEAPSAPVVGCDPNYIGAGVADAYPMIQVANPHDGGGPTILVYRTWTQADVKSATEGIALPSEDVEQYCTDMMQLIASYNLRGDEVQQVFMATLTKDWASVKGDWNPFDINGRPLEYNGLPLKHQIEQLLGRIKTKFQRRANYTDIGRTKQKEDESFEDYRHRLEKVFKANSGLEPGTEVYNQQLKNALHANSRPAIQNWVTKHMITFPTSTLPQFIDHAMHAEKIVNLKKGKEKGKVATIFFANNNSHDAFYQNKTFEPYQKKHGRGNFRGKGRGGYRHGALGYGPTGLPGLGQPKQPSTQPPVCWACGKEGHIAKYCPDPHKGQADPPL from the coding sequence atgggaaatttaaacagcaaGCGAAACCCTTTACCCcgagataaattaaaatgcaaagattggaaattaatggaatgggtcgaccctaaaaatgtgaaatatctcgaTAAATGGATAACAAATTATAACTTCGATGGTCAATTGAGTGCGAACTCATTAAACAAACTCAAACAATCGATTATTGCCAAACatggtgcaaataaaaagaataaagatgggtatcatttaatagtgaaatgggaattggaagcagaaaaaagaaaatgtggacaaataaaagaaaaattgaagaacAAAGGGAGCGAAGAAAAatccgtctccaaagagagcctGTTATTACATAGACAAGAAGATGATGAAACCTCAGcggcgcggcctcgcttgagagccgtgcccgaggagggggtggattcagatgaaaaagatgaacaaattGTTAGAGGAGGTGTTGCGGAGTGCAGGCAATTGTACCCACAATTGCCTAGCGCGGACGACCCTCCTAAATATAGTGATTTTGCTCACGCCATGATTACGCGGAGCCGCGTAAAAACGGAAGCTCCCTCGGCTCCCGTGGTGGGCTGCGACCCAAACTATATAGGCGCAGGAGTAGCCGACGCCTACCCAATGATCCAAGTGGCAAACCCCCATGATGGCGGAGGGCCCACTATTTTAGTCTACAGAACGTGGACACaagctgatgtaaaatcagccactgagggaatagcattgccatctgaagatgttgagcaatattgtaccgacatgatgcaactcattgcttcttataatttaagaggagatgaggtgcaacaagtttttatggcaaccttgaccaaagattgggccagtgtcaagggcgaTTGGAATCCTTTTGATATAAATGGCCGTCCATTGGAATATAATGGACTGCCGTTAAAACATCAAATTGAACAACTTTTGGGTAgaataaaaactaaatttcaacgtagagcaaattatacagatattggccggaccaaacaaaaagaggatgagtctttcgaagattatagacacagattggaaaaagtgttcaaagccaatagtggcttggaacctggaactgaggtttacaaccaacaactcaaaaatgccTTACATGCAAATTCACGACCAGCAATCCAAAACTGGGTTACGAAACACATGATCACTTTCCCTACTTCCacactgccacaatttattgatcatgccatgcatgctgagaaaattgttaatttaaaaaagggaaaagaaaaagggaaagtggctaccatcttttttgcaaataacaactcacatgatgcattttatcaaaacaaaacctttGAACCTTACCAGAAGAAGCATGGTCGTGGAAACTTCCGCGGTAAGGGCAGAGGAGGCTATCGGCATGGTGCTCTCGGTTATGGCCCGACAGGCCTGCCCGGCCTTGGTCAACCGAAACAACCTAGCACTCAGCCTCCTGTCTGCTGGGCGTGTGGCAAAGAgggccacatagcaaaatattgcCCGGACCCTCATAAGGGCCAGGCTGACcctcccttatga